aagcggatcaatgctttcctatgggtgcagaatcgcagcgattctgcacaaagaagtgacatgctgcgggttttaaaccgctgcgtttctgcgcggtttttcccgcagcatgtgcactgcggtttgcggtttccatagggtttacatgttaatgtaaacgctatggaaactgctgcggacccgcagcatcaaaatcgcagcggatccgcgggaaaaaccgcaaagtgtgaacatggcctaatacttcCCAGTTCAAAGAACACAGGGGTCCTAAAGGCAAAGACCACATGAATATGCGCTTTCTTAAAGAGGAACTGTTATTTTGAGTAACTTGTTAGAATGATCTGCTTTGTGTGTATGAGATACAATACTATTTCCGGTCCTTATATAACTTGTGTCTGCACCCCTCATCTACTGCAGATTATTACTGTATAGATAATAATCACTCTTATTATGTAAAATATAGATTTTCTCTTATAGTATATAATATAAGTCTTGCAGTTACATATAGAAAACTGAGCCTTGATTAGATGTCGATCAATGACATCACAATGGGATGGAATTCTATGCATGACATCACAATGGGATTCTCTTCTTTAGGAGCCTCAGCGCTGAGGTCAGGCCTCTCATTCCTGCTGCAGATCTACACAGAGAGGAACATGAGTCAGACCAGGAGGAGAAGCCATCATGAGATGTCACAGGCGGTCCCGATCATCACAAGCAGACCACAAGTCATGACCTTATCAGCCTCCATGTTGTTTGGCAAGTGTCTTCTAGCCGGACTGAGGACATTTATTGAAAAGTGGAGAACAATGATTAGGAATTGTACTTTCCTGGACAGGACATCAACCATAGTAAAAGGTCAGTGGCTCAGAAGAGAAAAACAGAGAGGGGGATTTATGAAGGTCGACATATCATACGCTCGTCTTAATCCAAAACTCTCCTGCCGTGAGGTGTACAAAATTAGTTTAGCCCATCTGTAGACTGTCTATGCACCAAAATGTACAAATTCCCCCAGTTGTGAGCTGGCCTAGATTTCAGCTACAATGGACACCAGTTAtgtggaaaaaatatttataaGCAGGTATTCTGGAAAATACTTATAATACTTCCCAGTTCAAAGAACACATAGGTCTAAAAGGCAAAGGCCACATGAATGTGCGCTTTCTTAAAGGGGAACTGTTCTTTTAAGTAACTTGTTTGAATGATCTGCTTTGTGTGTATGAGATACAACACTATTTTCGGTCAGTATATAACTTGTGTCTGCACCCCTCATCTGCTGCAGATTATTACTGTATAGATAATCACTTTTAttagataaaatatatattttttcttatagTATATAATATAAGTGTTGCAGCTACATATGGAAAACTGAGCCTTGATTAGATGTCGATCAATGACATCACAATGGGATGGAATTCTATGCATGACATCACAATGGGATTCTCTTCTTTAGGAGCCTCAGCGCTGAGGTCAGGCCTCTCATTCCTGCTGCAGCTCTACACAGAGAGGAACATgagtcagaccaggcggagaagccATCATGAGATGTCACAGGCGGTCCCGATCATCGCAAGCAGACCACCAGTCATGACCTTATCAGCCTCCATGTTGTTTGGCAAGTTTCTTCTAGCCGGACTGAGGACATTTGTTGAAAAGTGGAGAACAATGATTAGGAATTGTACTTTCCTGGACAGGACATCAACCATAGTAAAAGGTCAGTGGCTCAGAATAGAAAAACAGAGAGGGGGATTTATAAGGTCAACATGTCATACGCTGGTCTTAATCCAAAACTCTCCTGCTGTGAGGCGTACAAAATTAATTTGGCCCATCTGTAGACTGTCTATGCACCAAAATGTACAAAACCCCCCAGTTATGAGCTGGCCTAGATTTCAGCTACAATGGACACCAGTTATGTGGAGAAACTATTTATAAGCAGGTATTCTGGAAAATACTTATAATACTTCCCAGTTCAAAGAACACAGGGGTCCCAAAGGCAAAGACAACATTAATTTGCGCTTTCTTAAAGGGGAACTGTTCTTTTAAGTAACTTGTTAGAATGATCTTTGTGTGTATGAGATACAACACTATTTCCGATCAGTATATAACTTGTGTCCGCACTGGTTCTCCAGTTTTCCCCTCTGAAAGCTCTTTCTGTAATTTGCAATTGACTGTAAGCTTCTAGGAGGAGACTCACCAATATAATGTCTCCAATACACTAAACACACAGAAAAGAAGATTTCCTTCTCTCTTTCCAGCTTTTGGCAGCACACAGACATGTTAATATATCTGACCAGCAGCCTgggtgttatagagcaggaggagctgatcagatttctagacatttttgtgggaaacaattcagtaaaattagcattttattcattgaaatccctgatgtttacatacaaatatcccagtgtgtggtgctggtagtgattgacagtcttccctgtatgatggtgcatgcagaaatTGCTGTCAGTCACTTGTAGGTCTGCCCCCTGGACATATATGAGTCTGCTCAGCTTCTCTATATTATCATTTCCATAGATCACACTGCACGTAcaacataacaggttccctttaacgtgtaAGTGTCATTTGAGGTGAGCAGGCAGCaggatgtctgtgcctgcctctagctcctccctcctccccgcTCCATAGACTCTCATGAGCAGCAACTGTTATCTCATTGGTTATTAACAtggaaatctgtattcactgaataaAGATTTTACCTGTAAACTCGGAGTGAAAGAGCAATCCAGAAGGCGAAAGAAATAGATTTTTCTATTGGTATATGAAGATCCACAATATTATGTTACACCCCTCATCTGCTGCAGATTATTACTGTATAGATAATAATCACTTTTATTatctaaaatttatattttatcttATAGTATATTTGTTGCAGCTACATATAGAAAACTGAGCCTTGATTGGATGTCAATCAATGACATCACAATGGGATGGAATTCTATGCATGACATCACAATGGGATGGAATTCTATGCATGACATCACATTCCTGCCGCAGCTCTACACAGAGAGGAACACGACTCAGACCAGGAGGAGAAGCCTTCATGAGATGTCACAGGCGTCGCGATCATCACAAGCAGCCGCTGGTCATGACCTTGTCAGCCCTCCATGTTGTTTGGCACATTTCTTCTAACCGGACTGAGGACATTTGTTGAAAAGTGGACAATGATTGGGAATTCTACCTTCCAGGACAGGACATCTACCATAGTAACACAGGTCAGTGGCACAGAGAAAAACATAGAGGGAGGTTTATGAAGATCGACATGTTTTACCCTTGTCTTAAACTAAAGTATAAAATTAACCTGCCATGAGGTGGGCAAAATTAATTTTACCTATCTGTAGACCGTCTATGCACCAAAATGTACACATTCCATAAGTTATGAGCTGGTCTAGTTTTCAGCTACAATAGACACCAATTATGTGGAAAACCTATTTAAAAGTTGATGTCTGAAAAATATTTACAACGCTgcgttcccaccatgagcttttggtgagtttttgatgatgCAGCTTTTAAGTAAATTAGGACACTtgcttttttcattgcatttttagaGCTTTTTTTCATGTAGTTTTTTGCATTTTGACTGCGTTTTTTGTGTCTTGTTGGTCTGCTATGCCTTAAATCAAGCTGCCCtgcttttgatacttcctggtatttggctttgacaaacgtTATCATATATTGATTTGCAGATTTCATGAGATTTTGGTCACGAAAACCTCAAAATACCTGTGtgttttttttacctgtggattttccacatctaatgcaagtctatggggaaaatcttcaCTTGAAAGCTTaacagcaagagaaattgacatgttgcatatttgaaacacgcaccgcaggtcagtttacgcttaGTGAAATAAGGCAATAAATATAATCTCACCCGGTTTTCTAAAACATTTCTGACTCAGCGAAAATATGCATTATCaacaactcaccaaaaactcatcttgGGAACAAAGCCTAATGCTACCAAGTTCAAATAACAGAGACCAAAAAGGCAAATACCACATCAGAGTGAGCTTTCTTAAAGGCAAACTAAACTTTtaagtactgtattttttggattgtAAGACTCACTTTTTTTCTCCAAATTTGGGAGGTGAATGGGGGTGCGTTTTATATTCCAAAATGAGCTTACTGGGTGGGGGGCTGCTGCTGTGGTGCAGGGTGACAGAGGATCTCGTCTCTCAAAAACTCAATCTATGCATACACtgcctctggcggccattttctcAAAGCCCACTGCAGGTAAATATACCGGAAAGGGGACTCCACTCATCGGCACTGACTTCTTATGAGAGCCCAGTAtccacagcattgccccactcctggtccttgttagagtggcctgcagcaatttggtcccaacaatatcctcaggacagatataaataatcaatggccaatgcagtcatgtaccgtagtatcatcagcggtgcagccgggGATTggtggtagctgtaacctgtgtatggtcagcacaaaagtcctgcaaaactttccaactatgagcaggaatattagatcagcagtaggcTAGCGGCAGGgaattttcaggtaaatactagatattttgtgagtttgacaaattctctgcttcaagttcagtttttcaacatttttaactacatctttaaaaacaagaggtttaacatacactgcatgcagaattattaggcaagttgtattttagatgattatttttattattgatcaacaactatgttttcaatcaacccaaaagactcgtaaatatcaaagcttaatatttttggaagttggagtgggttatttttagatttggctatcttaagaggatatctgtttgtgcaggtaactattactgtgcagaattattaggcaacataataaaaaccaaatatatccccatctcacttgtttattttcaccaggtaaaccaatataacggcACAAGATTTAGAAATAtacatttctaacatgcaaaaataaaaccccaaaaaattagtgcccaatatagccacctttctttatgatgacactcaacagccttccatccatagattctgtcagttgcttgatctgtttacgatcaacattgcgtgcagcagccaccacagcctcccagacactgttccgagaggtggactgttttccctccctgtagatttcacattttatgagggaccacaggttctctatgggcatcagatcaggtgaacaagggggccatgtcattattttttcttctttgagacctttactggccagccacacggtggagtagttggaggcatctgatggagcattgtcctgcatgaaaatcatgtttttcttgcacgataccgacttcttcctgtaccactgcttgaagaagttgtcttccagaaactggcagtaggtctaggagttgaagtttacattaatatgacctttcccaaattatgagcaaatggattaaccatttttgactaagatggcaaaaacacacttctcttggtgatggaaaggacagctagaggggttatggaggaggctgttattttttagaatttttttctaagtgttcctaatctatttgctcacaatttaggaaatgtagctgagaactaaagttaattcatgcctttttataaatcagtgtaatgggtgaaaataaaataagaaatgtagtgaaatgtaatattgaaggtatattcagtaaacttttttaagcttttaagtccgatgtgtaggtctacatgttctaatcatgaatatctaaagctgatatgttaaccatgttttttactcatataatagtattgtgttattgaatgtgatatgcctgacaaatgttctgtacataagttataggtacatgttttaagtaattgtccaggatttgtgaaaaaatgtacaaagactagtgaataatgaaaagttattacttataaattacccatgattctaatgctgtcacaccggtaataccatcagcctttgttcagtggcatgcagcaatcatgttctgtgcagaaattatagatacattttaagttgtttaaaatttttaagaagtggacacagataagagaatactcaaaatgattacttattctgtaaatcccaatgaaaattccagtgcttccagctcagttgtcctgctggtccttgttagagtggcctgcagatattaggtcccatgttgtgaatttggtttctgggctcccctggtggtttctggtggtactgcacttgtgtgcttcatttcctctgttcacctgttttcatctggatgtgggagttttctatttagccttgctcctcagtcatttctatgccggccaacaatgttaccagaagcctttctgttgcatgttcctgctcctagacaactatcagctaagttggacttgttgtcctaagtttgttttgcatttttgttccagttctctgtgattgaatatttctgaggctggaagctcttgtgagctgaaattgccactctggtgtcatgagttgatattagagtcttaaagtaatttcaggatggtattttgaaagggttttcagctgaccgtgaagttcccttttctgtcttcctactatctagtaagcggacctcaatttgctaaacctatcttcatacttcgtatgtcaatttcctctaaaatcaccgccaatatatgtgggggctactgtctgccttttggggaaaatttctctagaggtaagccaggtctgtattttcctctgctagggtcagtcagttctccggctggcgctgggcgtctagggataaaacgtaggcacgctacccggccactgttagttgtgcggtaggtttagctcatggtcagctcgagttcccatcttccaagagctagtccttttgtatgctttattacgttctcttgccattgagaaccatgacagtttggccggccaagagttaaaataattggcagaagaaagaagtctgcagagatttttttttttttttcctgagtttgctcattagtttattcactagcatctctgcttactgcagccttcgtctctctctccttctaatccttgaatggttttgatttcacctgattaatatggatcctcagagtttagctacaggtttgaataatctcgctatgaaggttcaaagcttacaggatttcgttattcatgctcctacatctgaacctagaattcctttacctgaatttttctctggggatagatctcgcttccagaatttcaaacataattgtaaattatttttgtctctgagatctcgctccgctggagatcctgcacagcaggtcaggattgtaatttccttgctccggggcgaccctcaggattgggcatttgctttggcaccaggggatcctgcgttgctcaatgtggatgcgtttttcctggctttggggttgctttatgaggaacctcatttagaaattcaggctgaaaaagccttaatggccctgtctcaagggcaagatgaggctgaaatatactgccaaaaatttcgtaagtggtctgtgcttactcagtggaatgagtgcgccctggcggcaaaattcagagagggtctctctgatgccattaaagatgttatggtggggttccctgtgcctacaggtctgaatgagtccatgacaatggctattcagattgatcggcgtttgcgggagcgcaaacctatgcaccatttggcggtgtctactgagaagacgccagagattatgcaatgtgatagaattctgtccagaagcgaacgacagaattttaggtgaaaaaatgggttatgcttctattgtggtgattcaactcatgttatatcagcatgctctaaacgtactaagaaggttgataagtctgtttcaattggcactttacagtctaagtttattctatctgtgaccctgatttgctctttatcgtctattaccgcggacgcctatgtcgactctggcgccgctttgagtcttatggattggtcctttgccaaacgctgtgggtttgatttagagcctctggaagttcctatacctctgaagggtattgactccacgccattggctagtaacaaaccacaatactggacacaagtaactatgcgtattaatccggatcaccaggagattattcgcttccttgtgttgtataatctacatgatgtgttggtgcttggattgccatggttgcaatctcataacccagtcctcgactggaaagcaatgtctgtgttaagctggggatgtcaggggactcatggggacgtacctttggtttccatttcgtcatctattccctctgagattccggaatttttatctgattatcgtgacgtttttgaggagcctaaacttggttcactacctccgcacagagattgcgattgtactacagatctgattccgggcagtaagtttccaaagggtcgtttatttaatctatctgtgcctgaacatgctgctatgcgggaatatattaaggagtccttggaaaagggacatattcgtccttcgtcatctcccttaggagccgtttttttctttgtagctaaaaaagatggctctttgaggccgtgtattgattatcggcttttgaataaaatcacggttaaatatcagtatcctttgccactgcttactgatttgtttgctcgaataaagggggccaagtggttctctaagattgatcttcgtggggcgtataatttggtgcgaattaagcagggggatgagtggaaaaccgcatttaatacgcctgagggccattttgagtacttagtaatgccttttggtctttcaaatgccccttcagtctttcagtcctttatgcatgacattttccgtgattatttggataaatttttgattgtgtatcttgatgatattttgattttttcggatgactgggactctcatgtccaacaggtcaggagggtttttcaggttttgcgctctaattccttgtgtgtaaagggttctaagtgcgtttttggggttcaaaagatttcgtttttggggtacattttttccccctcttccattgagatggaccctgtcaaggttcaggctatttgtgattggacgcaaccctcttctcttaagagtcttcagaagtttttgggctttgctaatttttatcgtcgatttataactggtttttctgatgttgctaaaccgttgactgatttgactaagaagggtgctgatgttgctgattggtcccctgctgctgtggaggcctttcgggagcttaagcgccgcttttcttccgcccctgtattgcgtcagcctgatgttactcttccttttcaggttgaggttgacgcttcagaaatcggagctggggcggttttgtcgcagaaaagttccgactgctccgtgatgagaccttgtgcattcttttctcgtaaattttcgcccgctgagcgaaattatgatattggtaatcgggagctcttggctatgaagtgggcttttgaggagtggcgtcattggcttgagggggctagacatcaggtggtggtattgaccgaccacaagaatttgatttatcttgagtctgccaggcgcctgaatcctagaaaggcgcgctggtcgttatttttctctcggtttaattttgtggtttcttacctaccaggttctaaaaatgtgaaggcggatgccctttctaggagttttgagcctgattcccctggtaattctgaacctacaggtatccttaaggatggagtgatattatctgctgtttccccagacttgcgacgggtcttgcaggagtttcaggcgaatagacctgatcgttgcccgcctggtagaatgtttgttcctgatgattggaccagtagagtcatctcggaggtccattcttctgcgttagcaggtcatcctggaatctttggtaccagggatttggtggctaggtccttctggtggccttccctgtcgcgagatgtgcgaggttttgtgcagtcttgtgatgtttgtgctcgggccaagccttgttgttctcgggctagtggattgttgttatccttgcctattccgaagaggccttggactcacatctccatggattttatttctgatctccctgtttctcagaagatgtctgtcatctgggtggtgtgtgaccgtttctctaagatggtccatttggttcccttgcccaaattgccttcctcatccgagctggttcctctgttttttcaaaatgtggtgcgcttgcatggtattccggagaatatcgtttctgacaggggaacccaattcgtgtctagattttggcgagcgttctgtgctaggatgggcattgatttgtctttttcgtctgctttccatcctcagactaatggccagaccgagcgaactaatcagaccttggagacttatttgaggtgttttgtgtctgcggatcaggatgattgggttgcctttttgcccttggcggagtttgccctcaataatcgggctagttctgccaccttggtttctcctttcttctgtaattcggggtttcatcctcgtttctcttccggtcaggtggagtctttggattgtcctggagtggatgctgtggtggagaggttgcatcagatttgggggcatgtggtggacaatttgaagtcccaggagaagactcagcattttgccaaccgccatcgtgttggtcctcgtctttgtgttggggacttggtgtggttatcttctcgttttgtccctatgaaggtttcttctcctaagtttaagcctcggttcatcggcccgtacaagatattggagattcttaaccctgtgtcctttcgtttggacctccctgcatctttttctattcataatgtcttccatcggtcattgttgcgcaggtatgaggtaccggttgtgccttccgtggagcctcctgctccggtgttggttgagggtgagttggagtatgttgtcgagaagatcttggactcccgtgtttccagacggagacttcagtatctggtcaagtggaagggctacggtcaggaggataactcttgggtgacagcctctgatgttcatgcctccgatttggtccgtgcctttcatagggctcatcctgatcgccctggtggttctggtgagggttcggtgccccctccttgaggggggggtactgttgtgaatttggtttctgggctcccccggtggtttctggtggtactgcacttgtgtgcttcatctcctctgttcacctgttttccatctggatgtgggagttttctatttagccttgctcctcagtcatttctatgccggccaacaatgttaccagaagcctttctgttgcatgttcctgctcctagacaactatcagctaagttggacttgttgtcctaagtttgttttgcatttttgttccagttctctgtgattgaatatttctgaggctggaagctcttgtgagctgaaattgccactctggtgtcatgagttgatattagagtcttaaagtaatttcaggatggtattttgaaagggttttcagctgaccgtgaagttcccttttctgtcttcctactatctagtaagcggacctcaatttgctaaacctatcttcatacttcgtatgtcaatttcctctaaaatcaccgccaatatatgtgggggctactgtctgccttttggggaaaatttctctagaggtaagccaggtctgtattttcctctgctagggtcagtcagttctccggctggtgctgggcgtctagggataaaacgtaggcacgctacccggccactgttagttgtgcggtaggtttagctcatggtcagctcgagttcccatcttccaagagctagtccttttgtatgctttattacgttctcttgccattgagaaccatgacagtcccaacaatatcctcgggacagatataactagtcaatggccaatgcagtcatgtaaccgtagtatcatcagcggtgcagccaggaattgacggtagctgtaacctgtgtatggtcagctcaaaaatcctgcaaaactagtTTCCaattatgagcaggaatattagatcagcagtatgctagcggcagggagttttcaggttaatactagacattttgtgagtttgacaaattctctgcttcaagttcagtttttaaaaagtgttaattacacctttaaaaacaagaggtttaacatatactcttaccagtattcagtgcaaggctggaggagtcaatttagcaaagtttacaataatatgacctttcccaaattatgagcaaatggattaaccatttttgactaagatggcaaaaacacacttctcttggtgatggaaaggacagctagaggggttatggaggaggctgttattttttagaatttttttctaagtgttcctaatctatttgctcacaatttaggaaatgtagctgagaactaaagttaattcatgcctttttataaatcagtgtaatgggtgaaaataaaataagaaatgtagtgaaatgtaatattgaaggtatattcagtaaacttttttaagcttttaagtccgatgtaggtctacatgttctaatcatgaatatctaaagctgaatgTTAACCAtattttttactcatataatagtgttgtgttattgaatgtgatatgtctgaccaatgttctgtacataagttataggtacattttttaagtaattgtccaggatttgtgaaaaaatgtacaaagactagtgaataatgaaaaattattacttatcttataaattacccatgattctaatgctgccacaccggtaataccatcagcctttgttcagtggcctgcagcaatcatgttctgtgcagaatttatagatacattttaagttgtttaaaatttttaagaagtggacacagataagagaatactcaaaatgattacttattctgtaaatcccaatgaaaattccagtgcttccagctcagttgtcctgctggtccttgttagagtggcctgcagatattaggtcccatgttgtgaatttggtttctgggctcccctggtggtttctggtggtactgcacttgtgtgcttcatttcctctgttcacctgttttcatctggatgtgggagttttctatttagccttgctcctcagtcatttctatgccggccaacaatgttaccagaagcctttctgttgcatgttcctgctcctagacaactatcagctaagttggacttgttgtcctaagtttgttttgcatttttgttccagttctctgtgattgaatatttctgaggctggaagctcttgtgagctgaaattgccactctggtgtcatgagttgatattagagtcttaaagtaatttcaggatggtattttgaaagggttttcagctgaccgtgaagttcccttttctgtc
This is a stretch of genomic DNA from Ranitomeya variabilis isolate aRanVar5 chromosome 6, aRanVar5.hap1, whole genome shotgun sequence. It encodes these proteins:
- the LOC143783517 gene encoding uncharacterized protein LOC143783517 isoform X2, translated to MIRNCTFQDRISAIVKGASALRSGLSFLLQIYTERNMSQTRRRSHHEMSQAVPIITSRPQVMTLSASMLFGKCLLAGLRTFIEKWRTMIRNCTFLDRTSTIVKGASALRSGLSFLLQLYTERNMSQTRRRSHHEMSQAVPIIASRPPVMTLSASMLFGKFLLAGLRTFVEKWRTMIRNCTFLDRTSTIVKALHREEHDSDQEEKPS
- the LOC143783517 gene encoding uncharacterized protein LOC143783517 isoform X3 — protein: MIRNCTFQDRISAIVKGASALRSGLSFLLQIYTERNMSQTRRRSHHEMSQAVPIITSRPQVMTLSASMLFGKCLLAGLRTFIEKWRTMIRNCTFLDRTSTIVKGASALRSGLSFLLQLYTERNMSQTRRRSHHEMSQAVPIIASRPPVMTLSASMLFGKFLLAGLRTFVEKWRTMIRNCTFLDRTSTIVKVYLLQLHIEN
- the LOC143783517 gene encoding uncharacterized protein LOC143783517 isoform X1; this encodes MIRNCTFQDRISAIVKGASALRSGLSFLLQIYTERNMSQTRRRSHHEMSQAVPIITSRPQVMTLSASMLFGKCLLAGLRTFIEKWRTMIRNCTFLDRTSTIVKGASALRSGLSFLLQLYTERNMSQTRRRSHHEMSQAVPIIASRPPVMTLSASMLFGKFLLAGLRTFVEKWRTMIRNCTFLDRTSTIVKATYRKLSLDWMSINDITMGWNSMHDITMGWNSMHDITFLPQLYTERNTTQTRRRSLHEMSQASRSSQAAAGHDLVSPPCCLAHFF